A window of the Hordeum vulgare subsp. vulgare chromosome 5H, MorexV3_pseudomolecules_assembly, whole genome shotgun sequence genome harbors these coding sequences:
- the LOC123399063 gene encoding polygalacturonase ADPG2-like, which produces MASFMAAALLVLLLASSARASSTPTQATQQNVFVVDNYGARGDGKHDDAQPLAKAWNAACSSSRPAVLLVPEGKTYLLSPVTLSGPCKSSSVVFMIKGTLVAPRSRSAWSQKGTSRWILIQGVTGLTVSGGGTINGNGDVWWSNSCKVNRALPCTKAPTALTFDQCNNLQVDNLKLVNSQQMHLSVEDCSAVQLARLSITAPGTSPNTDGIHITHSKDVQVKDCVIKTGDDCVSVENGTHNLFVSKVVCGPGHGISIGSLGDDNSRAEVSGVTIDSVQLYGTTNGARIKTWQGGSGYAKGITFQNMIMDNVQNPIIIDQNYCDSAKPCTKSQGSAVEVSNVVFKNIRGTTVSKDAIKLSCSDNVSCSDIVLENIDLKMEGGKGDTKSTCQNAKWQESGTVIPQPCQFQN; this is translated from the coding sequence ATGGCGTCGTTCATGGCGGCCGCTCTGCTCGTGCTGCTCCTGGCATCCAGTGCACGCGCGAGCTCGACGCCCACCCAAGCTACTCAGCAGAATGTGTTCGTCGTCGACAACTACGGTGCCCGTGGCGACGGGAAGCACGACGACGCGCAGCCGCTGGCCAAGGCGTGGAACGCGGCGTGCTCGTCCTCCCGCCCGGCCGTGCTGCTCGTTCCCGAGGGCAAGACCTACCTGCTCAGCCCCGTCACCCTGTCCGGCCCATGCAAGTCCAGCAGCGTCGTCTTCATGATCAAAGGCACGCTGGTGGCTCCTCGGAGCAGGTCGGCGTGGAGCCAGAAGGGCACGAGTCGCTGGATCCTGATCCAAGGCGTCACCGGGCTCACCGTCTCCGGCGGCGGCACGATCAACGGCAACGGCGACGTCTGGTGGAGCAACTCGTGCAAGGTCAACAGGGCTCTGCCGTGCACAAAGGCGCCGACGGCCCTCACGTTCGATCAGTGCAACAATCTGCAGGTGGACAATCTTAAACTTGTAaacagccagcagatgcatctctcCGTCGAGGATTGCAGCGCCGTGCAACTGGCCCGCCTGTCCATCACGGCGCCCGGCACGAGCCCCAACACCGACGGCATCCACATCACCCACAGCAAAGATGTGCAGGTCAAAGATTGTGTCATCAAGACCGGCGACGACTGCGTGTCCGTCGAGAATGGGACACACAACCTCTTCGTCAGCAAAGTTGTTTGTGGCCCGGGGCATGGGATCAGCATCGGGAGCTTAGGAGACGACAACTCCAGAGCCGAGGTTTCCGGCGTTACGATCGACTCGGTGCAGTTATACGGCACCACCAACGGTGCCCGGATCAAGACATGGCAGGGAGGAAGCGGGTATGCCAAGGGTATCACGTTCCAGAACATGATCATGGACAACGTGCAAAACCCCATAATCATTGACCAAAACTACTGCGACTCCGCCAAGCCATGCACCAAGAGCCAGGGATCTGCGGTAGAGGTCAGCAATGTGGTCTTCAAGAACATCAGAGGGACGACCGTCTCCAAGGACGCCATCAAGTTGAGCTGCAGCGATAATGTCTCGTGCTCCGACATTGTCTTGGAGAATATCGACCTCAAGATGGAGGGCGGAAAGGGTGACACCAAAAGCACTTGCCAGAATGCAAAATGGCAAGAATCAGGAACTGTTATTCCACAACCCTGTCAGTTCCAAAACTAG